In one window of Paraflavitalea soli DNA:
- a CDS encoding hotdog fold thioesterase: MQADQLAQQVVDKMMEHDAFSQWLGIEVVAVREGYSKLKMTLRPEMLNGFGVIHGGVTFSLADSALAFACNNRNNLSLALDVSITFTKSGMPGDVFTAEAKEMHNGRSTGLYLINVTNQHNQSVAVFKGTCFRTGKELVNIQPETGEV; this comes from the coding sequence ATGCAGGCAGATCAGTTGGCACAACAGGTAGTTGATAAAATGATGGAGCACGATGCATTTAGTCAATGGCTGGGTATAGAGGTCGTCGCCGTGCGCGAAGGATACAGCAAATTAAAAATGACACTCCGTCCGGAGATGCTCAATGGCTTTGGCGTGATACATGGCGGTGTTACTTTCTCCCTGGCCGATAGCGCCCTGGCTTTTGCCTGCAATAACCGCAATAACCTCTCCCTGGCATTGGATGTGTCCATCACCTTTACCAAATCCGGTATGCCGGGTGATGTGTTTACCGCCGAAGCCAAAGAGATGCACAATGGCCGCAGTACAGGTTTGTACCTGATCAATGTTACCAATCAGCACAACCAGTCTGTAGCCGTATTCAAAGGCACCTGCTTCAGGACCGGTAAGGAACTGGTCAATATCCAACCCGAAACCGGCGAAGTATAA
- a CDS encoding enoyl-CoA hydratase-related protein, with the protein MSSVLFQIENNVAVITLNRPDKLNAFNREMALLLQQQLDECASLQEIRCVYLTGAGKGFSAGQDLAEIVATDGPTMTQILSEHYNPIIDRIRKLPKPVVAAVNGVAAGAGANIALCCDIVVAAQSASFIQAFSKLGLIPDSGGTYFLPRLIGWQKASALAMLGDKISAEEAERMGMIYKVIAGEGFASATLQLAQQLAQMPTQGLALIKQAFNQSFTNNYEQQLAVEDQLQQQAALTDDYKEGVNAFLEKRTPQFKGK; encoded by the coding sequence ATGTCATCTGTACTTTTTCAAATTGAAAATAATGTGGCCGTCATTACCCTCAATCGCCCCGATAAACTCAATGCTTTTAATCGGGAGATGGCCTTATTGCTGCAGCAGCAACTGGATGAATGTGCTTCCCTGCAGGAAATCCGTTGCGTATACCTTACCGGCGCCGGCAAAGGGTTTAGTGCCGGGCAGGACCTGGCCGAGATCGTTGCAACCGATGGCCCCACCATGACGCAGATCCTAAGCGAACATTACAATCCCATCATCGACCGCATTCGAAAACTGCCCAAGCCCGTAGTTGCAGCCGTAAATGGCGTAGCGGCCGGTGCAGGCGCCAATATAGCTTTGTGCTGTGATATAGTAGTGGCTGCACAATCTGCTTCTTTTATACAGGCTTTTTCCAAACTGGGGCTGATACCCGACAGTGGCGGTACCTATTTCCTGCCCCGTCTTATTGGTTGGCAAAAAGCCTCGGCCCTGGCAATGCTGGGTGATAAGATATCGGCCGAAGAAGCCGAACGCATGGGCATGATCTATAAAGTGATTGCCGGCGAAGGATTTGCTTCTGCTACCCTCCAGCTGGCGCAGCAACTGGCACAAATGCCTACCCAGGGACTGGCCCTCATCAAACAGGCTTTCAACCAGTCCTTCACCAACAACTATGAACAGCAGCTGGCCGTGGAAGACCAGCTCCAGCAACAGGCCGCCCTCACCGATGATTACAAAGAGGGTGTCAATGCCTTTCTGGAAAAAAGAACACCCCAATTCAAGGGCAAATAA
- a CDS encoding glycoside hydrolase family 18 protein, with protein MPHRKLLYLYAALLLTATACSKSDSNPITPDPPPVVITAPPDLGFKVVGYFPSYRDPNAVPDVKFRMTNVVNYAFFTLNASGALVINSPATFTTVVAKSKANNAKVMISINGASADFRTMAGTATGRNNFIKQIMSQVRLYQVHGVDVDWEFPSTADGSDITYTALMKELSDSCHRDGKYYLTAAITAGKYAGSYRDAIKAELFNYVDWFNVMVYDDFSTSAPYKHHSDMALVQTCMNYWLTTRSMPKSKFVLGLPAYGRPSGITQSNTTLSYSSILAQGGNPLSDSAMVTATGWPTPYMIYYNGTFTIKKKAMLAKQQANGIMLWEKGQDAHDANSLLKAACDTIGRAY; from the coding sequence ATGCCCCACCGTAAACTGCTTTATCTGTACGCCGCTTTATTATTGACTGCTACCGCTTGTAGCAAAAGTGACTCGAACCCTATAACACCCGATCCTCCTCCGGTAGTGATCACTGCCCCACCTGACCTGGGGTTCAAAGTGGTTGGTTACTTCCCCTCCTACCGTGATCCGAATGCAGTACCGGATGTGAAGTTTCGCATGACGAATGTGGTGAATTATGCTTTCTTTACGCTGAATGCCTCCGGGGCGCTGGTGATCAATAGCCCTGCTACCTTTACTACAGTAGTAGCCAAATCAAAAGCCAACAATGCCAAGGTGATGATCAGCATCAATGGTGCATCGGCAGATTTCCGAACGATGGCTGGCACGGCTACGGGACGCAATAATTTCATAAAGCAGATCATGAGCCAGGTACGATTATACCAGGTACATGGGGTGGATGTTGACTGGGAGTTTCCCAGCACAGCAGATGGTTCTGATATTACGTATACAGCATTGATGAAGGAACTGAGTGACAGCTGCCACCGCGACGGAAAGTATTACCTGACGGCGGCCATTACGGCCGGCAAATATGCAGGTAGTTACCGGGATGCCATTAAAGCAGAACTGTTCAATTATGTAGACTGGTTTAATGTAATGGTCTATGATGATTTCAGCACTTCGGCGCCTTATAAGCATCATTCGGATATGGCGCTGGTACAAACCTGTATGAATTACTGGCTCACCACCCGCAGCATGCCCAAATCAAAATTTGTACTGGGTTTACCAGCATATGGCAGACCATCGGGCATTACGCAATCCAATACGACGTTATCGTATAGCAGTATTTTGGCCCAGGGCGGCAACCCCTTATCAGATTCAGCCATGGTTACGGCAACGGGCTGGCCAACGCCTTATATGATCTATTACAATGGCACGTTTACGATCAAAAAGAAAGCGATGCTTGCCAAACAACAGGCCAATGGCATTATGTTGTGGGAAAAGGGACAGGATGCGCATGATGCCAACTCCTTATTGAAAGCAGCCTGTGATACGATCGGCAGGGCTTATTAA
- a CDS encoding RDD family protein, protein MSPTASENLLQDIEQEYTSHQDATVELRFVNYIIDLLSFYAIIIALIFLIALSAYGTKVFQALERMSDISDFVLVHVLYGFYMLIVEGLFKGKTLGKLITRTRVIHERNFSFSWGDALRRGVMRMIPLEYVTGCVGTPFHDQWTETRVIKERKR, encoded by the coding sequence ATGAGCCCAACCGCCAGTGAAAACCTGTTGCAGGATATCGAACAGGAATATACATCCCACCAGGATGCAACTGTAGAGTTGCGTTTCGTGAACTACATTATTGACCTGCTTAGCTTTTACGCTATTATCATTGCCTTAATTTTTTTGATAGCCCTTTCTGCTTATGGCACGAAGGTGTTCCAGGCATTGGAGCGCATGTCGGATATCTCAGATTTTGTATTGGTGCATGTCCTGTATGGTTTCTACATGCTGATCGTGGAAGGCCTTTTCAAAGGCAAGACTTTGGGCAAACTGATCACCCGTACCCGCGTAATACACGAGCGCAACTTCTCCTTTAGCTGGGGTGATGCTTTGCGGAGAGGCGTCATGCGCATGATCCCATTGGAATATGTAACGGGTTGTGTAGGAACTCCATTCCATGATCAGTGGACGGAGACCCGCGTGATCAAAGAAAGAAAGCGATAA
- a CDS encoding S46 family peptidase gives MKKLFIAIALMISVFKSWADEGMWLPLLLGQQVYNDMVKRGLKLTKDQLYHINKASIKDAIIIFNGGCTGELVSNEGLIFTNHHCGYDAIARASSVTNNYLKDGFYAKSKGEEIPSQGLYVEFLLKIEDVTKEIEEAAKDATGADRIAKVNAAVAAVNQRYSDESKSIIARVSPLFKGNQFLVFVYQRYTDIRLVGAPAESIGKFGGDTDNWEWPRHTGDFSVFRVYASKDGQPAAHAADNVPLKPKYFLPVSIKGVKDGDYAMIYGYPGGTNRYESSFGVKQKIDISNPSLVNLRDIRLKYMFEQMKNDPAIKLKLASSYASIANYWKFFDGETKQLIKYDIYDQKKAAETKFQQWANGKPEYQNIFSDWSSAYDAWRPYSKHQVYLNEGIFGSPLLAFAASLQQVENAIVKKGSSADIKKAVDAAKTARTNFLESENKVSDQNIVAKVLMMFYNDIDKSQHPIGFYESLRGSYGDLKDEASYKKFANNLFTNTLILDENKWNAFTNNPDATVLQADPAYATATAFVKNWVGKYLPQAQQFNAKNAELGRLYLKGILNMDTVKAKKMYPDATFTMRVSYGNVKSYQPRDAVKYDYVTTMGGVLEKYQPGDYEFDLPAKLLELAKKKDYGQYADAARKDLVVGFITTNDITGGNSGSPVIDGSGNLIGLAFDGNYEALSHKIAFDPVYNRTICVDVRYVLWCIDKLGGASNIIKELKLVK, from the coding sequence ATGAAGAAGCTTTTCATAGCGATTGCTTTAATGATCTCCGTATTCAAGTCCTGGGCCGATGAAGGCATGTGGCTGCCATTGCTCCTGGGGCAGCAAGTGTATAATGACATGGTAAAACGTGGTCTCAAATTGACCAAAGACCAATTGTACCATATCAACAAAGCCTCTATTAAAGACGCTATCATCATTTTCAATGGTGGCTGTACAGGTGAGTTAGTAAGCAATGAAGGATTGATCTTTACCAATCACCATTGTGGTTATGATGCCATCGCCAGGGCCAGTTCAGTAACCAATAACTACCTGAAGGATGGTTTCTATGCAAAAAGCAAAGGCGAAGAGATCCCATCACAAGGTTTGTATGTAGAGTTTCTCCTGAAGATTGAAGATGTAACAAAAGAAATAGAAGAAGCTGCCAAAGATGCTACAGGAGCCGATCGTATTGCGAAGGTCAATGCAGCCGTAGCCGCCGTGAATCAAAGATATTCTGATGAGTCTAAAAGCATCATAGCCAGGGTAAGCCCCTTATTCAAAGGCAATCAATTCCTGGTATTCGTATACCAGCGTTATACCGATATCCGCCTGGTAGGTGCTCCCGCTGAAAGCATTGGTAAATTTGGTGGTGATACCGACAACTGGGAATGGCCCCGTCATACCGGCGACTTCTCTGTTTTCCGTGTATATGCTTCCAAAGACGGACAGCCTGCTGCCCATGCTGCCGACAATGTACCCCTCAAGCCAAAGTACTTCCTGCCTGTTTCCATCAAAGGCGTTAAGGACGGTGATTATGCCATGATCTATGGCTACCCCGGCGGCACCAATCGCTATGAGTCTTCTTTTGGTGTAAAACAAAAAATAGACATCAGCAATCCTTCCCTGGTCAACCTGCGCGACATCAGGCTCAAATATATGTTTGAGCAAATGAAGAACGACCCGGCTATCAAATTGAAGCTGGCCTCCAGCTATGCCTCCATTGCCAACTATTGGAAGTTTTTTGATGGGGAAACAAAACAGCTGATCAAATATGATATCTATGATCAGAAAAAAGCAGCCGAAACCAAATTCCAGCAGTGGGCCAATGGCAAGCCTGAATATCAAAATATCTTCAGCGACTGGTCTTCCGCCTATGATGCCTGGAGGCCCTACAGTAAACACCAGGTATACCTCAATGAAGGCATCTTTGGTTCACCCCTCCTGGCATTTGCCGCCAGCCTTCAGCAGGTAGAGAATGCCATCGTAAAAAAAGGCAGTTCCGCCGACATCAAAAAAGCCGTGGATGCTGCCAAAACTGCCAGGACCAACTTCCTGGAAAGTGAAAACAAAGTATCTGACCAGAACATCGTGGCCAAAGTGCTCATGATGTTTTACAACGATATTGACAAAAGTCAACATCCTATCGGGTTTTATGAAAGCCTGCGGGGCAGTTATGGTGACCTGAAAGACGAAGCATCTTATAAAAAGTTTGCCAACAACCTGTTTACCAACACCCTCATCCTGGATGAGAACAAGTGGAATGCCTTTACCAATAACCCCGATGCTACCGTATTGCAGGCCGATCCGGCTTATGCTACCGCTACTGCCTTTGTAAAGAACTGGGTAGGAAAATACCTGCCCCAGGCTCAGCAGTTCAATGCAAAAAATGCCGAGCTGGGCCGGCTTTATCTCAAGGGTATCTTAAATATGGATACCGTAAAGGCGAAGAAAATGTATCCCGATGCCACTTTTACCATGCGCGTAAGCTATGGCAATGTAAAAAGTTACCAGCCACGCGATGCCGTAAAGTATGATTATGTGACCACCATGGGCGGTGTATTGGAAAAATACCAACCCGGTGATTACGAATTCGATCTGCCGGCCAAACTCCTGGAATTGGCTAAGAAGAAGGATTATGGTCAGTATGCAGATGCAGCCCGCAAAGACCTGGTAGTAGGGTTCATTACGACCAACGACATTACCGGTGGCAACTCCGGTTCTCCCGTCATAGATGGCAGCGGTAACCTCATTGGGTTGGCATTTGATGGCAACTATGAGGCCCTTAGCCATAAAATAGCCTTCGACCCTGTGTACAACCGTACCATTTGTGTGGATGTGCGCTACGTACTTTGGTGTATCGACAAACTGGGCGGCGCTTCCAATATCATTAAAGAACTGAAGCTCGTTAAATAG
- the cysS gene encoding cysteine--tRNA ligase — protein MSELKVLNSYTRQKEVFTPITPGHVGMYVCGPTVSGESHLGHARPYITFDVVYRYLTHLGYKVRYVRNITDAGHFEEEGRAAEDKIASKAVLEKLEPMELVQKYTNLFHWAMLEFNNLEPSIEPTATGHIVEQIEMIKKIMADGYAYEVNGSVYFDVKKYAEHYPYGKLSGRVLDEQLETTRDLEGQDEKRNKQDFALWKAAPPQHIMRWVSPWGEGFPGWHIECSAMSTKYLGTEFDIHGGGMDLQFPHHESEIAQSTICNKHVPARYWMHNNMITVNGKKMGKAYNNQIKLTEMFAGTHPLLEQAYSPMTIRFSILQTHYRSTLDFSNEALQAAEKGLKRLWEGYEHLKNLAYSIQHTEAFEQELDAKINRLLTEMDDFMNDDFSTAKVLANLFEILPVINSMRDKLYAVTAISQATFTRLKQYFKAYLEDILGLKGETANEDGKLTGVLDLLIEIRKDARGRKDFATSDKIRNQLQQLGILLKDEKDGRVSYSFD, from the coding sequence ATGAGTGAACTGAAAGTCCTGAATTCTTATACAAGGCAGAAGGAAGTGTTTACCCCCATTACTCCGGGGCATGTGGGCATGTATGTGTGCGGTCCTACTGTAAGTGGAGAAAGTCACCTGGGCCATGCAAGGCCCTATATTACTTTTGATGTGGTGTACCGTTACCTCACGCATCTGGGTTATAAGGTAAGGTATGTGCGCAATATTACAGATGCCGGTCACTTTGAAGAAGAAGGCCGTGCAGCGGAAGACAAGATCGCGAGTAAGGCGGTGCTGGAGAAACTGGAACCGATGGAGCTGGTACAGAAATATACCAATTTGTTTCATTGGGCCATGCTTGAGTTCAATAACCTGGAACCAAGTATTGAGCCTACGGCTACAGGTCATATTGTAGAGCAAATAGAAATGATCAAGAAGATCATGGCCGATGGATACGCCTATGAAGTGAATGGCTCGGTATACTTCGACGTAAAAAAGTATGCAGAACATTATCCCTATGGTAAGTTAAGTGGCCGTGTATTGGATGAACAGCTGGAAACCACCCGGGACCTGGAAGGGCAGGATGAGAAAAGGAATAAGCAGGATTTTGCTTTGTGGAAAGCTGCGCCGCCTCAGCATATTATGCGGTGGGTAAGTCCCTGGGGAGAAGGTTTTCCCGGCTGGCACATAGAATGTTCTGCCATGAGCACCAAATACCTGGGCACTGAATTCGACATACATGGCGGTGGTATGGACCTGCAGTTTCCGCACCATGAAAGTGAGATTGCGCAAAGTACGATCTGCAATAAACATGTACCGGCCCGTTACTGGATGCATAACAATATGATCACGGTAAATGGCAAGAAGATGGGCAAGGCGTACAACAACCAGATCAAGCTTACAGAAATGTTTGCTGGTACGCACCCATTGCTGGAACAGGCTTATAGCCCGATGACGATCCGGTTCTCTATTTTACAAACGCATTACCGCAGCACGCTCGACTTCAGCAATGAAGCACTACAGGCGGCGGAGAAGGGATTGAAAAGGTTGTGGGAAGGGTATGAACACTTGAAGAATTTAGCATACAGCATACAGCATACAGAAGCGTTTGAGCAGGAATTAGACGCCAAGATAAACAGGTTGTTGACGGAGATGGATGATTTCATGAACGATGATTTCAGTACAGCCAAGGTATTGGCCAACCTGTTTGAAATACTTCCGGTGATCAATTCGATGCGGGATAAGCTTTATGCTGTAACGGCTATTTCACAAGCTACTTTTACCCGGCTGAAACAATACTTCAAAGCTTACCTGGAAGATATCCTGGGATTGAAAGGGGAAACGGCTAATGAGGATGGGAAACTGACAGGGGTGTTGGATCTATTGATCGAGATCCGGAAGGATGCTCGGGGCCGCAAGGACTTCGCGACTTCGGACAAGATCCGCAACCAGTTGCAACAACTAGGCATCCTGCTGAAGGATGAGAAAGACGGCAGGGTGAGTTATTCGTTTGATTAA
- the obgE gene encoding GTPase ObgE, giving the protein MEKTNFVDQIRIFCRSGHGGAGSKHFMRTKFNAMAGPDGGNGGRGGHIILRGNKNLWTLLHLRYYKNVLAENGESGSGNNCSGRSGKDVIIEVPLGTVARDEETGETEAEILEDGQEIVWIKGGRGGLGNAEFATATNQAPEHAQPGEPGEEAWKVVELKVLADVGLVGFPNAGKSTLLSVMTAAKPKIADYAFTTINPQLGMVEYRNDRSFCIADLPGIIEGAAEGKGLGHRFLRHIERNPVLLFLIPADSSDHKKEFEILVNELEQYNPELLHKQFIIAISKSDMLDDELKEAIRKELPQTLPHIFISSVAQKGISELKDLLWKVLNEENNKI; this is encoded by the coding sequence ATGGAAAAGACAAACTTTGTAGATCAGATCAGGATATTTTGCCGCAGTGGACATGGAGGTGCTGGTAGTAAGCACTTTATGCGTACTAAATTCAATGCAATGGCCGGTCCCGACGGGGGCAATGGCGGTAGAGGTGGCCATATTATTCTTCGTGGAAATAAGAACCTCTGGACTTTATTACACCTTCGTTACTATAAGAACGTACTGGCCGAAAACGGTGAAAGCGGCAGTGGCAACAACTGCTCTGGCCGTAGCGGTAAAGATGTTATCATCGAGGTGCCGCTGGGTACCGTTGCCCGTGATGAGGAGACAGGTGAGACCGAAGCCGAAATACTGGAAGATGGTCAGGAGATCGTTTGGATCAAAGGTGGCAGAGGTGGTTTGGGTAATGCTGAATTCGCTACCGCTACCAACCAGGCTCCGGAACATGCCCAACCTGGCGAGCCAGGTGAAGAAGCCTGGAAAGTGGTGGAGCTTAAAGTGTTGGCCGATGTAGGACTGGTAGGTTTCCCCAATGCCGGTAAATCTACCCTCTTGTCAGTAATGACGGCTGCCAAACCCAAGATTGCCGATTATGCTTTTACCACCATCAACCCCCAGCTGGGCATGGTAGAGTACCGCAATGACAGGAGCTTTTGTATAGCCGATCTGCCCGGTATCATTGAAGGCGCTGCCGAAGGAAAAGGCCTCGGCCATCGCTTCCTGCGCCATATCGAACGCAACCCCGTGCTTTTATTCCTGATCCCTGCCGATAGCAGCGATCATAAAAAGGAATTCGAGATACTTGTCAACGAGCTTGAACAATACAATCCCGAACTGCTGCACAAGCAATTTATCATCGCCATCAGTAAGAGCGATATGTTGGACGACGAACTTAAAGAAGCCATCCGCAAAGAGCTCCCCCAAACCCTTCCCCATATCTTCATTTCATCTGTTGCCCAAAAAGGCATCTCTGAGCTGAAAGACCTGCTCTGGAAAGTGCTGAATGAAGAGAATAACAAGATCTAA
- a CDS encoding DNA-3-methyladenine glycosylase family protein, protein MPYKEHLSKDKRFKKLLEKHEGFTLKKRKNICIYLCASIMSQQLSTKVADVIYQRFLQLYDGKEPSEQQILDTPLPTLRSIGLSNAKTNYVHNVARFSLEQGMDHKKLHKMENEEVIAYLTQIKGVGRWTVEMLLMFALGREDVFSIDDLGIQNAMIGIYKLERTDKKKFKADLLRISDKWSPYRTYACIHLWHWKDNSPAK, encoded by the coding sequence ATGCCATACAAAGAACACCTGAGTAAAGATAAACGCTTCAAAAAGCTGCTAGAAAAACATGAGGGCTTTACGCTTAAGAAGCGCAAGAATATCTGCATTTACCTCTGTGCTTCTATTATGAGCCAGCAATTGTCGACCAAGGTGGCGGATGTTATTTACCAGCGCTTCCTCCAATTATATGACGGCAAGGAGCCATCAGAACAACAGATACTGGATACGCCTTTGCCTACGCTCAGAAGTATCGGCTTATCGAATGCCAAAACCAATTATGTGCACAATGTTGCCCGCTTTTCTCTTGAGCAGGGAATGGACCACAAGAAGCTGCATAAGATGGAGAATGAAGAAGTGATTGCCTACCTCACACAGATAAAAGGGGTGGGACGCTGGACGGTAGAAATGCTCCTGATGTTTGCGCTGGGAAGAGAAGATGTGTTTTCGATCGATGACCTGGGCATTCAAAATGCCATGATCGGCATCTACAAACTGGAGCGTACTGATAAGAAGAAATTCAAGGCGGACCTGTTGCGTATTTCTGATAAATGGAGCCCTTACCGCACCTACGCCTGTATTCATTTATGGCATTGGAAAGACAATAGTCCGGCCAAATAA
- a CDS encoding acyltransferase: MTYSFKGFIPVVHASSFIHPQAAVTGNVIIGKNVYVGPGAAIRGDWGGIIIEDGCNVQENCTIHMFPGVTVLLKEGAHIGHGAIIHGAVIGKNCLIGMNSVIMDNVELGDECVVGALSFIKANEKVPSRSLLMGNPARIIKQVSDDMVDWKTAGTRLYQALPGEMQEHWEPCEPLCEIPAVRPSQEALYQTWNSIKNETK, encoded by the coding sequence ATGACCTACTCCTTCAAAGGCTTCATTCCCGTGGTCCATGCCTCTTCATTTATTCATCCCCAGGCCGCCGTTACCGGCAATGTCATCATCGGAAAAAATGTGTATGTAGGTCCAGGAGCAGCTATCCGGGGCGATTGGGGTGGGATCATTATTGAAGATGGGTGTAATGTGCAGGAAAATTGTACCATCCACATGTTTCCCGGGGTTACCGTTTTGCTCAAAGAAGGAGCTCATATTGGTCATGGCGCCATTATTCATGGCGCTGTCATAGGAAAGAATTGCCTTATTGGGATGAACAGCGTTATTATGGACAATGTGGAGTTGGGCGATGAATGCGTGGTGGGTGCTTTGTCTTTCATCAAGGCCAATGAGAAAGTACCTTCCCGGAGCTTATTGATGGGCAATCCCGCCCGGATCATCAAACAGGTGAGCGATGATATGGTAGACTGGAAAACGGCCGGCACACGCCTGTATCAGGCCCTTCCCGGCGAAATGCAGGAGCATTGGGAGCCCTGCGAACCCCTGTGCGAAATACCTGCCGTGAGACCTTCCCAGGAAGCTTTATATCAAACCTGGAACAGTATCAAAAACGAAACAAAATAG
- the paaD gene encoding 1,2-phenylacetyl-CoA epoxidase subunit PaaD, whose amino-acid sequence MTATSHISTTELWSLLEQVTDPEVPVLSIIDLGIVRDIQTGPDDAVEVTITPTYSGCPAMDVISINIRLLLLEKGFKNVTIKQVLSPAWTTDWMSEAGKQKLAAYGIAPPNPVQQVCNVQLFAEEEAVACPQCGSFHTRRISEFGSTACKALYQCNDCQEPFDYFKCH is encoded by the coding sequence TTGACCGCCACATCACACATATCAACAACTGAACTCTGGTCATTACTGGAGCAGGTCACCGATCCGGAAGTACCTGTATTGTCCATTATTGACCTGGGTATCGTGCGCGACATCCAAACCGGGCCGGATGATGCTGTGGAAGTCACCATCACGCCTACTTACAGCGGCTGCCCGGCAATGGACGTTATCAGCATCAACATCCGGTTGCTATTACTGGAAAAGGGTTTCAAAAATGTAACCATCAAACAAGTGTTGTCTCCTGCCTGGACTACCGACTGGATGAGCGAGGCCGGCAAACAAAAACTGGCAGCTTACGGCATTGCACCACCCAATCCCGTACAACAAGTGTGCAATGTTCAATTGTTTGCAGAAGAGGAAGCCGTGGCTTGTCCGCAATGCGGGTCTTTCCATACCCGGCGCATCAGCGAGTTTGGTTCTACCGCCTGTAAAGCATTGTACCAGTGCAACGACTGCCAGGAACCATTCGATTATTTTAAATGCCATTAA
- the paaC gene encoding 1,2-phenylacetyl-CoA epoxidase subunit PaaC, with protein MQQPVNFSTDQLVNYILNLADNTLILSQRNSEWCGHGPVLEQDIAITNISLDLIGQARSLYQYAASLQGGGTTEDALAYLRGEREFKNCLITELPNGDWGQTILRQLFFSVFQQLLYAQLLQSKDATLAAIAEKSLKEVTYHVRWSSEWVIRLGDGTEESHQRMEKALETLWSYTGEFFIPADYETAAVAESIGVDVTALQQPWLEKVQEVLQEATLPVKEDAKAWMHTGGKSGRHTEHLGFILAEMQYMQRAYPGAEW; from the coding sequence ATGCAGCAACCTGTCAACTTTTCAACTGATCAACTGGTCAACTATATTCTGAACCTGGCCGATAATACCCTCATCCTGTCGCAGCGCAACAGCGAATGGTGTGGACATGGCCCCGTGCTGGAACAGGATATTGCCATTACCAATATCTCCCTTGACCTCATCGGGCAGGCACGCAGCCTGTATCAATATGCGGCCTCCCTGCAAGGTGGCGGCACCACCGAAGATGCACTGGCCTACCTGCGTGGAGAACGGGAATTTAAGAACTGCCTGATCACCGAATTGCCCAATGGCGATTGGGGCCAAACCATCCTCCGCCAGCTCTTTTTCAGCGTGTTTCAGCAACTGCTCTATGCGCAACTGCTGCAATCGAAGGATGCTACCCTGGCTGCCATTGCAGAAAAATCATTGAAGGAAGTAACCTACCATGTGCGGTGGAGCAGTGAGTGGGTCATTCGCCTGGGCGATGGTACCGAAGAAAGTCACCAGCGCATGGAGAAAGCCCTGGAAACATTGTGGAGTTATACCGGCGAATTTTTTATACCGGCTGATTACGAAACAGCGGCCGTTGCTGAAAGCATAGGGGTTGATGTCACGGCCTTACAACAACCCTGGCTGGAGAAGGTGCAGGAAGTTTTACAGGAAGCTACCCTGCCCGTGAAGGAAGATGCAAAGGCCTGGATGCATACCGGTGGTAAATCCGGTCGGCATACCGAACACCTGGGTTTTATACTGGCCGAAATGCAATACATGCAACGTGCCTATCCGGGTGCTGAGTGGTAA
- the mnmD gene encoding tRNA (5-methylaminomethyl-2-thiouridine)(34)-methyltransferase MnmD translates to MAEREIMITSDGSVTVAIPELNVTYHSKHGAIQESRHVFIEAGLRPLLHRQETLYIFEMGFGTGLNALLTLIEAEDHQQKIHYRSVEAYPLEAAMVARLNYCEQLQLPALKPLFGQLHTTPWDQPIPLTSWFTIQKDHTLLFNLSTSQPFNLIYYDAFAPGAQPELWTVEAFTHLFNLLTAGGILVTYCSKGDVRRAMVAAGFIVEKIPGPPGKREMVRAIKPTEGSAL, encoded by the coding sequence ATGGCAGAAAGGGAGATCATGATAACATCGGATGGTTCAGTAACCGTAGCCATTCCGGAGCTGAATGTTACCTACCATTCAAAACACGGCGCCATTCAGGAATCCAGGCATGTGTTTATTGAAGCCGGATTAAGACCATTGCTGCACCGGCAGGAAACCCTTTATATATTCGAAATGGGCTTCGGTACTGGCCTCAATGCCTTACTCACACTCATAGAAGCAGAGGACCACCAACAAAAGATACATTACCGATCCGTAGAAGCTTACCCATTGGAAGCAGCCATGGTAGCACGGCTCAATTACTGTGAGCAATTACAACTGCCAGCACTGAAACCGCTTTTTGGGCAACTGCATACCACCCCTTGGGATCAACCCATCCCCCTTACTTCCTGGTTCACTATTCAGAAAGACCACACACTCCTTTTCAACCTTTCAACTTCCCAGCCTTTCAACTTGATCTACTACGATGCCTTTGCCCCGGGCGCCCAGCCGGAATTGTGGACGGTAGAGGCCTTTACCCATCTGTTCAACCTGCTAACAGCAGGAGGCATATTGGTTACCTACTGCTCCAAAGGAGATGTGCGCCGTGCCATGGTAGCGGCTGGCTTTATCGTGGAAAAAATACCCGGCCCGCCCGGCAAAAGAGAAATGGTAAGGGCTATAAAACCAACAGAGGGTTCTGCTCTTTAA